A stretch of Oreochromis aureus strain Israel breed Guangdong linkage group 11, ZZ_aureus, whole genome shotgun sequence DNA encodes these proteins:
- the phactr4b gene encoding phosphatase and actin regulator 4B isoform X3 has translation MENRDDEAEQHHSTMVGEGGSTGDSTPPPKRKGKFSTLGKIFKPWKWRKKKSSEKFKETSEELERQMSTRRTRQELIEQGVLKEVPDNDGEAQNVKQSYVKNGHTLPVGGGGGGVISGGRSPCNQGQLPSDSDFRMNPAWLAQPDDRRGRCSPSDGDRRGALGSRGTGLHDDGRRSAGIGARAQGEGEWKSNMAWQGHIHGQMEESRHGGRLHPDDGQKRPGLQKAPSEDGRRSRPAEGDWKPTLPRHASAEEGRARRESDSHFVPDLDTLREPLPPKQVIMPPKWLVSSTPEPGSECPPRTPSNHPTSQFSSPSAVTSKPVRSVSSACSNTQQSAAALTSTSQPAKQPPLPPPKPVNRGNAAMLVSALQGGENAQLPLYWSCWKRECDYDVYLSLPVYLCRRAGGLRSGDFTQATGGASLVPAKPSPPMPPKRTTPVTKRNTEDSASSHPIIPSPLSLEEHSSLPVGFQLPPPPPSPPLPTHIPPSPPRQHIQTHHLHHQHSYPHPLPQPIPMLFDPPSPTNESPQCPAPVPLHIMIQRALSSPGPAQPHPDGSQRAHTLLFETPLEYQGDRGRPLPVSIQPLKLSEDDYSEEEEEEEDDEEEEEYDGEIPQPELEPRSRRCLVGDAGICVIPRGNSNDEDEEEDEEDEDEEGEHDMHGEDSDSDGPVPHKDEDSDEDEEDEPPMSALASRVKRKDTLALKLSSRPSAPDRDRFTQERSSRDDQPPGQTGLTWQSREQWEAIRTQIGTALTRRLSQRPTAEELEQRNILQPKNQADRQAEVREIKRRLTRKLSQRPTVAELQARKILRFHEYVEVTDAQDYDRRADKPWTKLTPADKAAIRKELNDYKSTEMEVHEESRIYTRFHRP, from the exons ATGATGAAGCTGAGCAGCACCACAGCACAATGGTGGGAGAGGGAGGCAGCACCGGGGACAGCACCCCTCCCCCGAAGCGCAAGGGCAAGTTCTCGACCCTTGGCAAGATCTTCAAGCCGTGGAagtggaggaagaaaaaaagcagcgAGAAGTTCAAAGAAACTTCTGAAG AACTAGAGAGGCAGATGTCGACAAGGCGCACCCGACAGGAGCTTATAGAACAGGGGGTGCTGAAGGAGGTCCCGGACAATG ATGGAGAAGCACAAAATGTGAAGCAGTCGTATGTAAAGAATGGCCACACTCTGCctgttggaggaggaggaggaggagtcatCAGCGGTGGCAGAAGCCCATGCAACCAGGGCCAACTCCCCTCAGATTCAGATTTTAGGATGAACCCTGCATGGCTCGCCCAGCCAGATGACCGAAGGGGCCGTTGTTCTCCCTCAGATGGAGACCGCCGTGGAGCTTTGGGCTCCAGGGGCACAGGACTACATGATGATGGACGGAGAAGCGCAGGGATTGGGGCACGGGCGCAAGGGGAGGGCGAGTGGAAGTCTAATATGGCCTGGCAGGGCCACATTCACGGGCAAATGGAAGAGAGCAGACATGGCGGCAGGCTTCACCCTGACGATGGGCAAAAGAGGCCAGGACTGCAGAAGGCCCCATCCGAGGATGGCAGGAGGAGTCGGCCTGCAGAAGGAGATTGGAAGCCTACACTCCCTCGGCATGCATCTGCTGAGGAGGGGAGGGCCCGGAGAG aATCAGACAGCCATTTTGTTCCTGACCTGGACACCCTGCGTGAACCTCTGCCACCCAAACAGGTGATCATGCCTCCAAAATGGCTGGTGAGCTCCACCCCTGAACCTGGCAGTGAGTGTCCACCTCGAACTCCATCCAACCACCCCACGAGCCAGTTCTCTTCTCCGTCGGCTGTGACGTCCAAACCTGTTCGATCGGTGTCTTCTGCGTGTTCCAACACTCAGCAGTCTGCCGCTGCCCTTACCTCCACTTCTCAGCCCGCCAAGCAGCCCCCTCTGCCTCCACCCAAGCCTGTGAACAGGGGCAACGCGGCCATGCTGG TCTCCGCCCTGCAGGGGGGAGAAAACGCTCAGCTTCCTCTCTACTGGTCCTGCTGGAAGCGAGAGTGCGACTATGATGTCTACCTGTCCCTGCCTGTCTACCTGTGCCGGCGGGCTGGAGGCCTGCGCTCAG GTGACTTCACCCAAGCAACAGGGGGCGCTAGCCTTGTCCCGGCCAAACCCTCTCCTCCGATGCCTCCTAAGAGGACCACCCCAGTCACCAAACGCAACACAGAGGACTCTGCTTCAAGCCATCCCATCATCCCCTCACCACTTTCTCTGGAGGAACACAGCAGCCTCCCTGTGGGCTTCCAGCTGCCTCCCCCTCCTCCGTCCCCACCCCTGCCGACTCACATACCACCTTCTCCACCCCGCCAACACATACAgacccaccacctccaccatcAGCACTCCTACCCCCATCCGCTGCCCCAACCCATACCAATGCTTTTCGACCCACCGAGCCCGACCAATGAGTCTCCCCAGTGCCCGGCTCCCGTACCGCTGCACATCATGATCCAGCGAGCCCTGTCCAGTCCCGGCCCGGCTCAGCCACATCCAGATGGGTCGCAGCGGGCGCACACACTGCTTTTCGAAACACCTCTAGAGTACCAAGGAGACCGTGGTCGCCCCCTGCCTGTCAGCATTCAACCACTAAAACT aTCTGAGGATGACTActcagaggaagaagaagaggaagaagatgacgaggaagaggaggagtatGATGGGGAGATTCCACAGCCAGAGCTGGAGCCAAGGAGTCGCCGGTGCTTGGTCGGTGACGCTGGCATTTGTGTCATCCCACGGGGAAACAGCAATGACGAGGACgaggaagaagatgaggaggatgaggatgaggaaGGCGAACATGACATGCACGGGGAGGACAGTGATTCAGATGGTCCTGTGCCTCATAAAGATGAAGACTCagatgaagatgaggaggatgagCCCCCGATGA GCGCACTGGCCAGCAGGGTGAAGAGAAAGGACACCCTGGCTCTGAAGCTGAGCAGCCGTCCCTCTGCTCCCGACAGGGACAGGTTTACACAGGAGAGGAGCAGCCGAGATGACCAGCCTCCAGGACAGACTGGCCTCACCTGGCAGAGCAGAGAGCAGTGGGAAGCCATTCGCACACAAATTGGCACTGCACTCACGAG gcgACTAAGCCAGAGACCCACTGCTGAGGAACTTGAGCAAAGAAACATCCTCCAGC CTAAAAATCAGGCTGACAGACAAGCCGAAGTTCGAGAGATCAAGCGACGGCTGACCAGAAAG CTGAGTCAAAGACCCACGGTTGCAGAACTACAGGCAAGAAAAATCTTGCGATTCCACGAGTATGTGGAAGTCACAGATGCCCAGGACTACGATAGAAGAGCAGACAAGCCGTGGACTAAGCTGACACCTGCTGACAAG GCGGCCATCCGGAAGGAGCTCAATGATTATAAGAGCACTGAAATGGAGGTTCATGAAGAGAGCAGAATTTACACAAG gtTCCATCGGCCTTAA
- the phactr4b gene encoding phosphatase and actin regulator 4B isoform X1, which translates to MGQSLRVEISAQDPQQQHSRSDDEAEQHHSTMVGEGGSTGDSTPPPKRKGKFSTLGKIFKPWKWRKKKSSEKFKETSEELERQMSTRRTRQELIEQGVLKEVPDNDGEAQNVKQSYVKNGHTLPVGGGGGGVISGGRSPCNQGQLPSDSDFRMNPAWLAQPDDRRGRCSPSDGDRRGALGSRGTGLHDDGRRSAGIGARAQGEGEWKSNMAWQGHIHGQMEESRHGGRLHPDDGQKRPGLQKAPSEDGRRSRPAEGDWKPTLPRHASAEEGRARRESDSHFVPDLDTLREPLPPKQVIMPPKWLVSSTPEPGSECPPRTPSNHPTSQFSSPSAVTSKPVRSVSSACSNTQQSAAALTSTSQPAKQPPLPPPKPVNRGNAAMLVSALQGGENAQLPLYWSCWKRECDYDVYLSLPVYLCRRAGGLRSGDFTQATGGASLVPAKPSPPMPPKRTTPVTKRNTEDSASSHPIIPSPLSLEEHSSLPVGFQLPPPPPSPPLPTHIPPSPPRQHIQTHHLHHQHSYPHPLPQPIPMLFDPPSPTNESPQCPAPVPLHIMIQRALSSPGPAQPHPDGSQRAHTLLFETPLEYQGDRGRPLPVSIQPLKLSEDDYSEEEEEEEDDEEEEEYDGEIPQPELEPRSRRCLVGDAGICVIPRGNSNDEDEEEDEEDEDEEGEHDMHGEDSDSDGPVPHKDEDSDEDEEDEPPMSALASRVKRKDTLALKLSSRPSAPDRDRFTQERSSRDDQPPGQTGLTWQSREQWEAIRTQIGTALTRRLSQRPTAEELEQRNILQPKNQADRQAEVREIKRRLTRKLSQRPTVAELQARKILRFHEYVEVTDAQDYDRRADKPWTKLTPADKAAIRKELNDYKSTEMEVHEESRIYTRFHRP; encoded by the exons ATGGGACAGAGCCTCCGTGTGGAGATCTCAGCTcaggacccacaacaacaacatagcCGCAGTG ATGATGAAGCTGAGCAGCACCACAGCACAATGGTGGGAGAGGGAGGCAGCACCGGGGACAGCACCCCTCCCCCGAAGCGCAAGGGCAAGTTCTCGACCCTTGGCAAGATCTTCAAGCCGTGGAagtggaggaagaaaaaaagcagcgAGAAGTTCAAAGAAACTTCTGAAG AACTAGAGAGGCAGATGTCGACAAGGCGCACCCGACAGGAGCTTATAGAACAGGGGGTGCTGAAGGAGGTCCCGGACAATG ATGGAGAAGCACAAAATGTGAAGCAGTCGTATGTAAAGAATGGCCACACTCTGCctgttggaggaggaggaggaggagtcatCAGCGGTGGCAGAAGCCCATGCAACCAGGGCCAACTCCCCTCAGATTCAGATTTTAGGATGAACCCTGCATGGCTCGCCCAGCCAGATGACCGAAGGGGCCGTTGTTCTCCCTCAGATGGAGACCGCCGTGGAGCTTTGGGCTCCAGGGGCACAGGACTACATGATGATGGACGGAGAAGCGCAGGGATTGGGGCACGGGCGCAAGGGGAGGGCGAGTGGAAGTCTAATATGGCCTGGCAGGGCCACATTCACGGGCAAATGGAAGAGAGCAGACATGGCGGCAGGCTTCACCCTGACGATGGGCAAAAGAGGCCAGGACTGCAGAAGGCCCCATCCGAGGATGGCAGGAGGAGTCGGCCTGCAGAAGGAGATTGGAAGCCTACACTCCCTCGGCATGCATCTGCTGAGGAGGGGAGGGCCCGGAGAG aATCAGACAGCCATTTTGTTCCTGACCTGGACACCCTGCGTGAACCTCTGCCACCCAAACAGGTGATCATGCCTCCAAAATGGCTGGTGAGCTCCACCCCTGAACCTGGCAGTGAGTGTCCACCTCGAACTCCATCCAACCACCCCACGAGCCAGTTCTCTTCTCCGTCGGCTGTGACGTCCAAACCTGTTCGATCGGTGTCTTCTGCGTGTTCCAACACTCAGCAGTCTGCCGCTGCCCTTACCTCCACTTCTCAGCCCGCCAAGCAGCCCCCTCTGCCTCCACCCAAGCCTGTGAACAGGGGCAACGCGGCCATGCTGG TCTCCGCCCTGCAGGGGGGAGAAAACGCTCAGCTTCCTCTCTACTGGTCCTGCTGGAAGCGAGAGTGCGACTATGATGTCTACCTGTCCCTGCCTGTCTACCTGTGCCGGCGGGCTGGAGGCCTGCGCTCAG GTGACTTCACCCAAGCAACAGGGGGCGCTAGCCTTGTCCCGGCCAAACCCTCTCCTCCGATGCCTCCTAAGAGGACCACCCCAGTCACCAAACGCAACACAGAGGACTCTGCTTCAAGCCATCCCATCATCCCCTCACCACTTTCTCTGGAGGAACACAGCAGCCTCCCTGTGGGCTTCCAGCTGCCTCCCCCTCCTCCGTCCCCACCCCTGCCGACTCACATACCACCTTCTCCACCCCGCCAACACATACAgacccaccacctccaccatcAGCACTCCTACCCCCATCCGCTGCCCCAACCCATACCAATGCTTTTCGACCCACCGAGCCCGACCAATGAGTCTCCCCAGTGCCCGGCTCCCGTACCGCTGCACATCATGATCCAGCGAGCCCTGTCCAGTCCCGGCCCGGCTCAGCCACATCCAGATGGGTCGCAGCGGGCGCACACACTGCTTTTCGAAACACCTCTAGAGTACCAAGGAGACCGTGGTCGCCCCCTGCCTGTCAGCATTCAACCACTAAAACT aTCTGAGGATGACTActcagaggaagaagaagaggaagaagatgacgaggaagaggaggagtatGATGGGGAGATTCCACAGCCAGAGCTGGAGCCAAGGAGTCGCCGGTGCTTGGTCGGTGACGCTGGCATTTGTGTCATCCCACGGGGAAACAGCAATGACGAGGACgaggaagaagatgaggaggatgaggatgaggaaGGCGAACATGACATGCACGGGGAGGACAGTGATTCAGATGGTCCTGTGCCTCATAAAGATGAAGACTCagatgaagatgaggaggatgagCCCCCGATGA GCGCACTGGCCAGCAGGGTGAAGAGAAAGGACACCCTGGCTCTGAAGCTGAGCAGCCGTCCCTCTGCTCCCGACAGGGACAGGTTTACACAGGAGAGGAGCAGCCGAGATGACCAGCCTCCAGGACAGACTGGCCTCACCTGGCAGAGCAGAGAGCAGTGGGAAGCCATTCGCACACAAATTGGCACTGCACTCACGAG gcgACTAAGCCAGAGACCCACTGCTGAGGAACTTGAGCAAAGAAACATCCTCCAGC CTAAAAATCAGGCTGACAGACAAGCCGAAGTTCGAGAGATCAAGCGACGGCTGACCAGAAAG CTGAGTCAAAGACCCACGGTTGCAGAACTACAGGCAAGAAAAATCTTGCGATTCCACGAGTATGTGGAAGTCACAGATGCCCAGGACTACGATAGAAGAGCAGACAAGCCGTGGACTAAGCTGACACCTGCTGACAAG GCGGCCATCCGGAAGGAGCTCAATGATTATAAGAGCACTGAAATGGAGGTTCATGAAGAGAGCAGAATTTACACAAG gtTCCATCGGCCTTAA
- the phactr4b gene encoding phosphatase and actin regulator 4B isoform X2: MACCFKSHHHASWTLNTPLQDDEAEQHHSTMVGEGGSTGDSTPPPKRKGKFSTLGKIFKPWKWRKKKSSEKFKETSEELERQMSTRRTRQELIEQGVLKEVPDNDGEAQNVKQSYVKNGHTLPVGGGGGGVISGGRSPCNQGQLPSDSDFRMNPAWLAQPDDRRGRCSPSDGDRRGALGSRGTGLHDDGRRSAGIGARAQGEGEWKSNMAWQGHIHGQMEESRHGGRLHPDDGQKRPGLQKAPSEDGRRSRPAEGDWKPTLPRHASAEEGRARRESDSHFVPDLDTLREPLPPKQVIMPPKWLVSSTPEPGSECPPRTPSNHPTSQFSSPSAVTSKPVRSVSSACSNTQQSAAALTSTSQPAKQPPLPPPKPVNRGNAAMLVSALQGGENAQLPLYWSCWKRECDYDVYLSLPVYLCRRAGGLRSGDFTQATGGASLVPAKPSPPMPPKRTTPVTKRNTEDSASSHPIIPSPLSLEEHSSLPVGFQLPPPPPSPPLPTHIPPSPPRQHIQTHHLHHQHSYPHPLPQPIPMLFDPPSPTNESPQCPAPVPLHIMIQRALSSPGPAQPHPDGSQRAHTLLFETPLEYQGDRGRPLPVSIQPLKLSEDDYSEEEEEEEDDEEEEEYDGEIPQPELEPRSRRCLVGDAGICVIPRGNSNDEDEEEDEEDEDEEGEHDMHGEDSDSDGPVPHKDEDSDEDEEDEPPMSALASRVKRKDTLALKLSSRPSAPDRDRFTQERSSRDDQPPGQTGLTWQSREQWEAIRTQIGTALTRRLSQRPTAEELEQRNILQPKNQADRQAEVREIKRRLTRKLSQRPTVAELQARKILRFHEYVEVTDAQDYDRRADKPWTKLTPADKAAIRKELNDYKSTEMEVHEESRIYTRFHRP, encoded by the exons ATGGCGTGCTGTTTTAAGTCCCACCACCATGCAAGCTGGACACTTAACACCCCTCTCCAAG ATGATGAAGCTGAGCAGCACCACAGCACAATGGTGGGAGAGGGAGGCAGCACCGGGGACAGCACCCCTCCCCCGAAGCGCAAGGGCAAGTTCTCGACCCTTGGCAAGATCTTCAAGCCGTGGAagtggaggaagaaaaaaagcagcgAGAAGTTCAAAGAAACTTCTGAAG AACTAGAGAGGCAGATGTCGACAAGGCGCACCCGACAGGAGCTTATAGAACAGGGGGTGCTGAAGGAGGTCCCGGACAATG ATGGAGAAGCACAAAATGTGAAGCAGTCGTATGTAAAGAATGGCCACACTCTGCctgttggaggaggaggaggaggagtcatCAGCGGTGGCAGAAGCCCATGCAACCAGGGCCAACTCCCCTCAGATTCAGATTTTAGGATGAACCCTGCATGGCTCGCCCAGCCAGATGACCGAAGGGGCCGTTGTTCTCCCTCAGATGGAGACCGCCGTGGAGCTTTGGGCTCCAGGGGCACAGGACTACATGATGATGGACGGAGAAGCGCAGGGATTGGGGCACGGGCGCAAGGGGAGGGCGAGTGGAAGTCTAATATGGCCTGGCAGGGCCACATTCACGGGCAAATGGAAGAGAGCAGACATGGCGGCAGGCTTCACCCTGACGATGGGCAAAAGAGGCCAGGACTGCAGAAGGCCCCATCCGAGGATGGCAGGAGGAGTCGGCCTGCAGAAGGAGATTGGAAGCCTACACTCCCTCGGCATGCATCTGCTGAGGAGGGGAGGGCCCGGAGAG aATCAGACAGCCATTTTGTTCCTGACCTGGACACCCTGCGTGAACCTCTGCCACCCAAACAGGTGATCATGCCTCCAAAATGGCTGGTGAGCTCCACCCCTGAACCTGGCAGTGAGTGTCCACCTCGAACTCCATCCAACCACCCCACGAGCCAGTTCTCTTCTCCGTCGGCTGTGACGTCCAAACCTGTTCGATCGGTGTCTTCTGCGTGTTCCAACACTCAGCAGTCTGCCGCTGCCCTTACCTCCACTTCTCAGCCCGCCAAGCAGCCCCCTCTGCCTCCACCCAAGCCTGTGAACAGGGGCAACGCGGCCATGCTGG TCTCCGCCCTGCAGGGGGGAGAAAACGCTCAGCTTCCTCTCTACTGGTCCTGCTGGAAGCGAGAGTGCGACTATGATGTCTACCTGTCCCTGCCTGTCTACCTGTGCCGGCGGGCTGGAGGCCTGCGCTCAG GTGACTTCACCCAAGCAACAGGGGGCGCTAGCCTTGTCCCGGCCAAACCCTCTCCTCCGATGCCTCCTAAGAGGACCACCCCAGTCACCAAACGCAACACAGAGGACTCTGCTTCAAGCCATCCCATCATCCCCTCACCACTTTCTCTGGAGGAACACAGCAGCCTCCCTGTGGGCTTCCAGCTGCCTCCCCCTCCTCCGTCCCCACCCCTGCCGACTCACATACCACCTTCTCCACCCCGCCAACACATACAgacccaccacctccaccatcAGCACTCCTACCCCCATCCGCTGCCCCAACCCATACCAATGCTTTTCGACCCACCGAGCCCGACCAATGAGTCTCCCCAGTGCCCGGCTCCCGTACCGCTGCACATCATGATCCAGCGAGCCCTGTCCAGTCCCGGCCCGGCTCAGCCACATCCAGATGGGTCGCAGCGGGCGCACACACTGCTTTTCGAAACACCTCTAGAGTACCAAGGAGACCGTGGTCGCCCCCTGCCTGTCAGCATTCAACCACTAAAACT aTCTGAGGATGACTActcagaggaagaagaagaggaagaagatgacgaggaagaggaggagtatGATGGGGAGATTCCACAGCCAGAGCTGGAGCCAAGGAGTCGCCGGTGCTTGGTCGGTGACGCTGGCATTTGTGTCATCCCACGGGGAAACAGCAATGACGAGGACgaggaagaagatgaggaggatgaggatgaggaaGGCGAACATGACATGCACGGGGAGGACAGTGATTCAGATGGTCCTGTGCCTCATAAAGATGAAGACTCagatgaagatgaggaggatgagCCCCCGATGA GCGCACTGGCCAGCAGGGTGAAGAGAAAGGACACCCTGGCTCTGAAGCTGAGCAGCCGTCCCTCTGCTCCCGACAGGGACAGGTTTACACAGGAGAGGAGCAGCCGAGATGACCAGCCTCCAGGACAGACTGGCCTCACCTGGCAGAGCAGAGAGCAGTGGGAAGCCATTCGCACACAAATTGGCACTGCACTCACGAG gcgACTAAGCCAGAGACCCACTGCTGAGGAACTTGAGCAAAGAAACATCCTCCAGC CTAAAAATCAGGCTGACAGACAAGCCGAAGTTCGAGAGATCAAGCGACGGCTGACCAGAAAG CTGAGTCAAAGACCCACGGTTGCAGAACTACAGGCAAGAAAAATCTTGCGATTCCACGAGTATGTGGAAGTCACAGATGCCCAGGACTACGATAGAAGAGCAGACAAGCCGTGGACTAAGCTGACACCTGCTGACAAG GCGGCCATCCGGAAGGAGCTCAATGATTATAAGAGCACTGAAATGGAGGTTCATGAAGAGAGCAGAATTTACACAAG gtTCCATCGGCCTTAA
- the phactr4b gene encoding phosphatase and actin regulator 4B isoform X5 produces MGQSLRVEISAQDPQQQHSRSDDEAEQHHSTMVGEGGSTGDSTPPPKRKGKFSTLGKIFKPWKWRKKKSSEKFKETSEELERQMSTRRTRQELIEQGVLKEVPDNDGEAQNVKQSYVKNGHTLPVGGGGGGVISGGRSPCNQGQLPSDSDFRMNPAWLAQPDDRRGRCSPSDGDRRGALGSRGTGLHDDGRRSAGIGARAQGEGEWKSNMAWQGHIHGQMEESRHGGRLHPDDGQKRPGLQKAPSEDGRRSRPAEGDWKPTLPRHASAEEGRARRESDSHFVPDLDTLREPLPPKQVIMPPKWLVSSTPEPGSECPPRTPSNHPTSQFSSPSAVTSKPVRSVSSACSNTQQSAAALTSTSQPAKQPPLPPPKPVNRGNAAMLGDFTQATGGASLVPAKPSPPMPPKRTTPVTKRNTEDSASSHPIIPSPLSLEEHSSLPVGFQLPPPPPSPPLPTHIPPSPPRQHIQTHHLHHQHSYPHPLPQPIPMLFDPPSPTNESPQCPAPVPLHIMIQRALSSPGPAQPHPDGSQRAHTLLFETPLEYQGDRGRPLPVSIQPLKLSEDDYSEEEEEEEDDEEEEEYDGEIPQPELEPRSRRCLVGDAGICVIPRGNSNDEDEEEDEEDEDEEGEHDMHGEDSDSDGPVPHKDEDSDEDEEDEPPMSALASRVKRKDTLALKLSSRPSAPDRDRFTQERSSRDDQPPGQTGLTWQSREQWEAIRTQIGTALTRRLSQRPTAEELEQRNILQPKNQADRQAEVREIKRRLTRKLSQRPTVAELQARKILRFHEYVEVTDAQDYDRRADKPWTKLTPADKAAIRKELNDYKSTEMEVHEESRIYTRFHRP; encoded by the exons ATGGGACAGAGCCTCCGTGTGGAGATCTCAGCTcaggacccacaacaacaacatagcCGCAGTG ATGATGAAGCTGAGCAGCACCACAGCACAATGGTGGGAGAGGGAGGCAGCACCGGGGACAGCACCCCTCCCCCGAAGCGCAAGGGCAAGTTCTCGACCCTTGGCAAGATCTTCAAGCCGTGGAagtggaggaagaaaaaaagcagcgAGAAGTTCAAAGAAACTTCTGAAG AACTAGAGAGGCAGATGTCGACAAGGCGCACCCGACAGGAGCTTATAGAACAGGGGGTGCTGAAGGAGGTCCCGGACAATG ATGGAGAAGCACAAAATGTGAAGCAGTCGTATGTAAAGAATGGCCACACTCTGCctgttggaggaggaggaggaggagtcatCAGCGGTGGCAGAAGCCCATGCAACCAGGGCCAACTCCCCTCAGATTCAGATTTTAGGATGAACCCTGCATGGCTCGCCCAGCCAGATGACCGAAGGGGCCGTTGTTCTCCCTCAGATGGAGACCGCCGTGGAGCTTTGGGCTCCAGGGGCACAGGACTACATGATGATGGACGGAGAAGCGCAGGGATTGGGGCACGGGCGCAAGGGGAGGGCGAGTGGAAGTCTAATATGGCCTGGCAGGGCCACATTCACGGGCAAATGGAAGAGAGCAGACATGGCGGCAGGCTTCACCCTGACGATGGGCAAAAGAGGCCAGGACTGCAGAAGGCCCCATCCGAGGATGGCAGGAGGAGTCGGCCTGCAGAAGGAGATTGGAAGCCTACACTCCCTCGGCATGCATCTGCTGAGGAGGGGAGGGCCCGGAGAG aATCAGACAGCCATTTTGTTCCTGACCTGGACACCCTGCGTGAACCTCTGCCACCCAAACAGGTGATCATGCCTCCAAAATGGCTGGTGAGCTCCACCCCTGAACCTGGCAGTGAGTGTCCACCTCGAACTCCATCCAACCACCCCACGAGCCAGTTCTCTTCTCCGTCGGCTGTGACGTCCAAACCTGTTCGATCGGTGTCTTCTGCGTGTTCCAACACTCAGCAGTCTGCCGCTGCCCTTACCTCCACTTCTCAGCCCGCCAAGCAGCCCCCTCTGCCTCCACCCAAGCCTGTGAACAGGGGCAACGCGGCCATGCTGG GTGACTTCACCCAAGCAACAGGGGGCGCTAGCCTTGTCCCGGCCAAACCCTCTCCTCCGATGCCTCCTAAGAGGACCACCCCAGTCACCAAACGCAACACAGAGGACTCTGCTTCAAGCCATCCCATCATCCCCTCACCACTTTCTCTGGAGGAACACAGCAGCCTCCCTGTGGGCTTCCAGCTGCCTCCCCCTCCTCCGTCCCCACCCCTGCCGACTCACATACCACCTTCTCCACCCCGCCAACACATACAgacccaccacctccaccatcAGCACTCCTACCCCCATCCGCTGCCCCAACCCATACCAATGCTTTTCGACCCACCGAGCCCGACCAATGAGTCTCCCCAGTGCCCGGCTCCCGTACCGCTGCACATCATGATCCAGCGAGCCCTGTCCAGTCCCGGCCCGGCTCAGCCACATCCAGATGGGTCGCAGCGGGCGCACACACTGCTTTTCGAAACACCTCTAGAGTACCAAGGAGACCGTGGTCGCCCCCTGCCTGTCAGCATTCAACCACTAAAACT aTCTGAGGATGACTActcagaggaagaagaagaggaagaagatgacgaggaagaggaggagtatGATGGGGAGATTCCACAGCCAGAGCTGGAGCCAAGGAGTCGCCGGTGCTTGGTCGGTGACGCTGGCATTTGTGTCATCCCACGGGGAAACAGCAATGACGAGGACgaggaagaagatgaggaggatgaggatgaggaaGGCGAACATGACATGCACGGGGAGGACAGTGATTCAGATGGTCCTGTGCCTCATAAAGATGAAGACTCagatgaagatgaggaggatgagCCCCCGATGA GCGCACTGGCCAGCAGGGTGAAGAGAAAGGACACCCTGGCTCTGAAGCTGAGCAGCCGTCCCTCTGCTCCCGACAGGGACAGGTTTACACAGGAGAGGAGCAGCCGAGATGACCAGCCTCCAGGACAGACTGGCCTCACCTGGCAGAGCAGAGAGCAGTGGGAAGCCATTCGCACACAAATTGGCACTGCACTCACGAG gcgACTAAGCCAGAGACCCACTGCTGAGGAACTTGAGCAAAGAAACATCCTCCAGC CTAAAAATCAGGCTGACAGACAAGCCGAAGTTCGAGAGATCAAGCGACGGCTGACCAGAAAG CTGAGTCAAAGACCCACGGTTGCAGAACTACAGGCAAGAAAAATCTTGCGATTCCACGAGTATGTGGAAGTCACAGATGCCCAGGACTACGATAGAAGAGCAGACAAGCCGTGGACTAAGCTGACACCTGCTGACAAG GCGGCCATCCGGAAGGAGCTCAATGATTATAAGAGCACTGAAATGGAGGTTCATGAAGAGAGCAGAATTTACACAAG gtTCCATCGGCCTTAA